Proteins encoded in a region of the Megalops cyprinoides isolate fMegCyp1 chromosome 3, fMegCyp1.pri, whole genome shotgun sequence genome:
- the trim47 gene encoding E3 ubiquitin-protein ligase TRIM47 produces MATAGATGVGELQKELICPICLDFFDDPVILKCGHNFCRGCILMHWEENGDDDAGYRCPECRQVFSKISFTTNYLVKNLVDKLDGLECLRSSKPPAPATKPTKLDGKCERHGEELKLYCHTDSKPICVVCRESRAHRHHDVAPVPEVIEDMKGELRLRLIKLTWQKSLCERVKATDEAAKTNVKLKKQELKGKIENDIGALVQFLLDEKDDLLASLEAEEVATVTMIDENLKDVEKEMVAVDKAIADIQNHLTGKSNFEAMSQTISSPHQMYTSLQATNYPPNWDEFTGPLQLIVWKKMMHVLHTGPANLTLDTDTAHPSLVVSDFDTKVEEGQMRSLEPDLPQKFTRFFGVLATTQFSSGQHYWEVDVRDKGVWYLGVTTEYSNRKGYVNLSPSAGYWSLCLQDRLYANEEDARLSLAEYWNSPRVGVYLDYDMGRVSFYDAISMKHIYTFDAYFDEPVYPFFSPGKNDPGSRLQVCHYY; encoded by the exons ATGGCGACTGCGGGAGCGACAGGCGTAGGGGAATTACAGAAGGAGCTCATTTGTCCcatttgtttggattttttcGATGATCCcgttattctaaaatgtggtcATAACTTTTGTCGAGGttgcattttaatgcactgGGAAGAAAACGGCGATGATGACGCTGGGTATCGGTGTCCGGAGTGCAGACAG GTGTTCAGCAAAATAAGTTTCACGACAAATTACCTGGTAAAGAACTTGGTGGATAAATTGGATGGCCTGGAATGTCTGCGGTCAAGTAAACCGCCCGCTCCAGCAACCAAGCCGACCAAACTGGATGGCAAATGTGAGAGACACGGTGAAGAACTTAAACTCTATtgccacacagacagcaagcCGATCTGCGTTGTTTGTCGTGAATCGAGAGCCCACAG GCATCACGATGTAGCTCCTGTGCCAGAGGTCATTGAGGACATGAAG GGAGAGCTGAGGCTGAGGCTGATAAAGCTCACATGGCAAAAGTCATTGTGTGAGAGGGTGAAGGCCACAGATGAGGCAGCAAAGACCAATGTCAAA CTTAAGAAGCAGGAGCTGAAGGGGAAGATTGAGAATGACATAGGAGCTCTGGTTCAGTTCCTGCTGGATGAGAAGGATGACCTCTTGGCAAGCctggaggcagaggaggtggcaaCTGTCACCATGATCGATGAGAACTTGAAGGATGTTGAAAAAGAGATGGTGGCAGTAGACAAAGCTATTGCAGACATCCAGAACCACTTAACCGGCAAGTCAAACTTTGAG GCCATGAGCCAGACGATTTCAAG ccCTCACCAGATGTACACCTCACTGCAGGCCACCAATTACCCTCCAAACTGGGACGAGTTCACCGGCCCTCTGCAGCTCATTGTGTGGAAGAAGATGATGCACGTTTTGCACACTG GGCCTGCAAACCTGACCCTGGACACGGACACGGCCCACCCCAGCCTCGTCGTCAGCGACTTCGACACCAAGGTGGAGGAGGGCCAGATGCGCTCCCTGGAGCCGGACCTGCCGCAGAAGTTCACTCGCTTCTTCGGCGTCCTGGCCACAACACAGTTCTCGAGTGGGCAGCATTACTGGGAGGTGGACGTCAGGGACAAGGGGGTGTGGTACCTGGGCGTCACCACGGAGTACAGCAACCGCAAAGGCTACGTCAACCTCTCGCCCTCAGCCGGCTACTGGAGCCTGTGCCTGCAGGACCGGCTGTACGCCAACGAGGAGGACGCGCGCCTATCCCTGGCCGAGTACTGGAACTCTCCACGGGTGGGCGTCTACCTGGACTACGACATGGGCCGAGTGTCCTTCTACGACGCCATCAGCATGAAGCACATCTACACCTTCGACGCCTACTTCGACGAGCCCGTCTACCCCTTCTTCAGCCCCGGGAAGAACGACCCAGGAAGTCGGCTGCAGGTCTGCCATTACTACTGA